One genomic window of Streptomonospora nanhaiensis includes the following:
- a CDS encoding sodium:calcium antiporter, with amino-acid sequence MWASALVMAAAAAALLIGGGPFTRLVDRLADRTGLGGTMAGIILVGAVTALPGLITSVLGAARGDAEFAMNNALGGIALQTVFIALADVFYRRANLEHAAASLPNLLAPIGLSILLSTVLLAGAGPQVTVLGVHPVSVLLVFLYWYWLRLSRKVGDDPMWRVTPTRNTQHDEPDPASRRPGESLRSMWLKFAGLAALVALTGYATGEAGLALTEQTGLSSGVVGAVVTGFVTSLPELVTVLYAVRIRALHLAIGDIIGGNGFDVLFLSASDVAYREGSLYGAMTQGVVLLVSLGIVLNLLVAAGLIRRQEHGIGFEGVAMFAFYALGIGFLMGMG; translated from the coding sequence TTGTGGGCCAGCGCCCTGGTGATGGCGGCCGCCGCCGCGGCGCTGCTCATCGGCGGCGGGCCGTTCACCCGCCTGGTGGACCGCCTCGCCGACCGCACCGGGCTCGGCGGGACGATGGCCGGGATCATCCTGGTCGGCGCGGTGACGGCGCTGCCCGGCCTGATCACCAGCGTCCTGGGCGCGGCCCGGGGCGACGCCGAGTTCGCCATGAACAACGCGCTGGGCGGTATCGCCCTGCAGACGGTGTTCATCGCCCTGGCCGACGTGTTCTACCGGCGGGCCAACCTGGAGCACGCCGCGGCCTCGCTGCCCAACCTCCTCGCGCCCATCGGGCTGTCGATCCTGCTGTCCACCGTGCTGCTGGCCGGCGCCGGACCGCAGGTCACCGTGCTGGGCGTGCACCCGGTGTCGGTGCTGCTGGTGTTCCTGTACTGGTACTGGCTGCGGCTGTCGCGCAAGGTCGGCGACGACCCCATGTGGCGGGTCACGCCCACGCGCAACACCCAGCACGACGAGCCCGACCCCGCGTCGCGGCGGCCCGGGGAGTCGCTGCGGTCGATGTGGCTGAAGTTCGCCGGCCTCGCCGCGCTGGTGGCCCTCACCGGATACGCCACCGGTGAGGCCGGCCTGGCGCTGACCGAGCAGACGGGGCTGTCCAGCGGCGTGGTGGGCGCGGTGGTCACCGGGTTCGTCACGTCGCTGCCCGAGCTGGTGACCGTGCTCTACGCGGTGCGCATCCGCGCCCTGCACCTGGCCATCGGCGACATCATCGGCGGGAACGGGTTCGACGTGCTGTTCCTGTCGGCCAGCGACGTCGCCTACCGCGAGGGCTCCCTCTACGGCGCCATGACCCAGGGCGTGGTGCTGCTGGTGTCCCTGGGCATCGTGCTCAACCTGCTCGTGGCCGCCGGGCTGATCCGCCGCCAGGAGCACGGCATCGGGTTCGAGGGCGTGGCGATGTTCGCCTTCTACGCCCTGGGCATCGGCTTCCTGATGGGGATGGGCTAG
- a CDS encoding DUF2207 domain-containing protein: protein MRRAMGAGAAAGRAAGRHGARAALRAAAAGCAAAVLALAGPGTAAAAARGGAAAEGHAVTRLDVDITVTGEGAVRVREEVTFRLGAPPHRPVRREIPARGRVDGQTRPLGLAGVRVADDAGLGPVAVTATAAAVTVRLGGAGAEGQGPRTVVLHYRYDRLLFPLPDGRPRLEHALWPAGGALPVERVRAEVRAAGGVAAADCRAGAPGAQRPCAARPGGTRARFSAGPLRAGEGLLLGATLPPGAAPVPAGRGVDAPTVLWMVGVGVAVFAILLMLAVAERRSGAARPRTRRALRGFADDEGFDRYR, encoded by the coding sequence ATGAGGCGGGCGATGGGGGCGGGGGCGGCCGCGGGGCGCGCGGCGGGCCGCCACGGGGCGCGGGCCGCGCTGCGGGCGGCCGCCGCCGGATGCGCGGCGGCGGTGCTGGCGCTGGCCGGGCCGGGCACCGCGGCCGCGGCCGCACGGGGCGGGGCGGCGGCCGAGGGGCACGCCGTCACGCGGCTGGACGTGGACATCACCGTCACCGGCGAGGGCGCGGTGCGGGTGCGCGAGGAGGTCACCTTCCGCCTCGGCGCGCCGCCGCACCGCCCGGTGCGCCGCGAGATCCCGGCGCGCGGCCGCGTGGACGGGCAGACCCGGCCGCTGGGCCTGGCCGGCGTGCGCGTCGCCGACGACGCCGGCCTGGGCCCGGTCGCCGTCACCGCCACGGCCGCGGCCGTCACGGTCCGCCTGGGCGGCGCGGGCGCCGAGGGCCAAGGGCCGCGCACGGTCGTGCTGCACTACCGCTACGACCGCCTGCTGTTCCCGCTCCCCGACGGCCGCCCGCGCCTGGAGCACGCCCTGTGGCCGGCCGGCGGGGCGCTGCCGGTGGAGCGCGTGCGCGCCGAGGTCCGCGCGGCCGGGGGCGTGGCGGCGGCCGACTGCCGCGCCGGCGCCCCCGGCGCCCAGCGGCCCTGCGCCGCGCGCCCCGGCGGCACACGCGCGCGGTTCAGCGCCGGCCCCCTCCGGGCGGGGGAGGGCCTGCTGCTGGGCGCGACCCTGCCCCCGGGCGCGGCCCCGGTGCCCGCGGGCCGGGGCGTGGACGCCCCCACGGTCCTGTGGATGGTGGGGGTCGGGGTCGCGGTGTTCGCGATCCTGCTGATGCTGGCCGTGGCCGAGCGCCGCTCCGGCGCCGCCCGCCCGCGCACCCGGCGCGCCCTGCGCGGGTTCGCCGACGACGAGGGGTTCGACCGCTACCGGTGA
- a CDS encoding serine/threonine-protein kinase translates to MSGASATPGEPTAPHTGAPAPAPPAAPLPVELSPLRPEDPRTVGPYRVIGRIGAGGMGAVYGGLDEHGRCLAVKTVHAEHAADPGFRAAFAREVALLRRANGVCTAAVHAADPDAPSPWVATDYIPGRNLHQHVRQVGTLDGAMLRAFAAGTAEALAAVHAAGIVHRDIKPGNVILAPDGPKIVDFGIATAPDDAQGPDAAASYGTPGWVAPERYRGAPAAPPVDVFAWGGLVVLAATGRAPFGTGTPAELKERVLTGEPDLDGVPEDLLPLVERALAKRPEDRPAALEAFTALLDLVSDAEGADAAAGGLAERTRPLADRLRSALARYWHGVDAGWHEPALWAAAAGITLGAGAAAAGATVAGAAALAGAAGGAGASGTGAGGTAGGAGALGGLGGLGGTGAGGAATQGATGIALGKIAAATATIVVGGGVVAGGIAGYTAWAGPSPEEAVQTAAQHLEQGRGFSAEVVRQYTAEYAEQEAAAQGVAPEELVEQSRSEMVYSYAGGERPVFLASGYFLPGDESTRGRGVPQESVVAVANVDGAVYVYGTVAEDPLAEPTDPADLADPADYPAAAYGPQLIGDSLASLAESGELAEQEEPEQVGASAARVYSGPMTAQVLSEGRVERSQTTGRLWVDPETGQPLRLEHTHEEWEVRIDFTAVDEAVEVSDPQPADTTMASQDALPQVNAVIVSPVCGRVEAEGASYEVRPQVWDMSCPEAMDLAESFAAGEGEMLMDYSGTGVQTLLIGEYACEQITPSLPEGGHGGRMLGNCTTAEPVEDPGATGFSHHLGTRPVMALAPTEG, encoded by the coding sequence ATGAGCGGCGCCTCCGCCACTCCCGGCGAGCCCACGGCCCCCCACACCGGCGCACCCGCCCCGGCCCCGCCCGCCGCCCCGCTCCCCGTGGAGCTGAGCCCCCTGCGGCCCGAGGACCCGCGCACCGTCGGCCCCTACCGCGTCATCGGCCGCATCGGAGCCGGGGGCATGGGCGCCGTCTACGGCGGCCTGGACGAGCACGGCCGGTGCCTGGCCGTCAAGACCGTCCACGCCGAGCACGCCGCCGACCCCGGGTTCCGCGCCGCCTTCGCCCGCGAGGTCGCGCTGCTGCGCCGCGCCAACGGCGTGTGCACGGCCGCCGTGCACGCCGCCGACCCCGACGCGCCCAGCCCGTGGGTGGCCACCGACTACATCCCCGGCCGCAACCTCCACCAGCACGTCCGCCAGGTCGGCACCCTCGACGGCGCGATGCTGCGGGCGTTCGCCGCCGGCACCGCCGAGGCGCTGGCCGCCGTCCACGCCGCCGGGATCGTGCACCGCGACATCAAGCCCGGCAACGTCATCCTGGCGCCCGACGGCCCCAAGATCGTCGACTTCGGGATCGCCACCGCGCCCGACGACGCGCAGGGTCCCGATGCCGCCGCCTCCTACGGCACGCCCGGCTGGGTGGCCCCCGAGCGCTACCGGGGGGCGCCCGCCGCCCCGCCGGTGGACGTGTTCGCCTGGGGCGGCCTGGTCGTGCTCGCCGCCACCGGGCGCGCCCCCTTCGGCACGGGCACGCCGGCCGAGCTGAAGGAGCGCGTCCTCACCGGCGAGCCCGACCTCGACGGGGTGCCCGAGGACCTGCTGCCGCTGGTGGAGCGGGCCCTGGCCAAGCGGCCCGAGGACCGCCCCGCCGCGCTGGAGGCGTTCACCGCGCTGCTGGACCTGGTGTCCGACGCGGAGGGCGCGGACGCCGCCGCCGGCGGGCTCGCCGAGCGCACCCGGCCGCTGGCCGACCGGCTGCGCTCGGCGCTGGCCCGGTACTGGCACGGCGTGGACGCCGGATGGCACGAGCCCGCGCTGTGGGCGGCCGCGGCCGGGATCACGCTGGGGGCCGGCGCCGCGGCGGCCGGCGCGACGGTCGCCGGGGCCGCCGCCCTGGCCGGCGCGGCGGGCGGGGCCGGCGCCTCCGGTACGGGCGCGGGCGGCACCGCCGGAGGCGCGGGGGCGCTCGGCGGGCTGGGCGGCCTGGGCGGCACCGGCGCGGGCGGGGCGGCCACCCAGGGGGCCACCGGCATCGCGCTGGGCAAGATCGCCGCCGCCACCGCCACCATCGTCGTGGGCGGGGGCGTGGTGGCCGGCGGGATCGCCGGCTACACCGCCTGGGCCGGGCCGAGCCCGGAGGAGGCCGTGCAGACGGCGGCCCAGCACCTGGAGCAGGGCCGGGGGTTCTCCGCCGAGGTCGTGCGCCAGTACACCGCCGAGTACGCCGAGCAGGAGGCCGCCGCCCAGGGGGTCGCCCCCGAGGAGCTGGTGGAGCAGAGCCGCTCGGAGATGGTGTACTCCTACGCCGGCGGGGAGCGGCCGGTGTTCCTCGCCAGCGGCTACTTCCTGCCGGGCGACGAGTCCACCCGGGGCCGCGGCGTGCCCCAGGAGTCGGTGGTGGCCGTGGCCAACGTCGACGGCGCCGTCTACGTCTACGGCACGGTCGCGGAGGACCCCCTGGCCGAGCCCACCGACCCGGCCGACCTCGCCGACCCCGCCGACTACCCGGCCGCCGCCTACGGCCCGCAGCTGATCGGCGACTCCCTCGCCTCGCTGGCGGAGTCGGGCGAACTGGCCGAGCAGGAGGAGCCCGAGCAGGTCGGCGCCTCGGCCGCCCGGGTCTACTCCGGCCCCATGACCGCCCAGGTGCTCTCCGAGGGGCGGGTGGAGCGCTCGCAGACCACCGGGCGGCTGTGGGTGGACCCCGAGACCGGGCAGCCGCTGCGGCTGGAGCACACCCACGAGGAGTGGGAGGTGCGGATCGACTTCACCGCCGTCGACGAGGCGGTCGAGGTCAGCGACCCCCAGCCCGCCGACACCACGATGGCGAGCCAGGACGCGCTGCCCCAGGTGAACGCCGTCATCGTGTCGCCGGTGTGCGGCCGGGTCGAGGCCGAGGGCGCGTCCTACGAGGTGCGGCCCCAGGTCTGGGACATGTCCTGCCCCGAGGCCATGGACCTGGCGGAGTCCTTCGCCGCGGGCGAGGGCGAGATGCTGATGGACTACTCCGGCACCGGCGTGCAGACCCTGCTGATCGGCGAGTACGCCTGCGAGCAGATCACGCCCTCCCTGCCGGAGGGCGGCCACGGCGGCCGGATGCTGGGCAACTGCACCACCGCCGAACCGGTGGAGGACCCCGGCGCCACGGGCTTCTCCCACCACCTCGGCACCAGACCGGTCATGGCGCTGGCGCCCACGGAGGGCTAA
- a CDS encoding glycoside hydrolase family 9 protein produces the protein MSPVSPRVRHAAGAVTAASALALSLLAGAPAAADEAEQVVNGGFDNGTTGWWHTENTPAQVVDGRLCAEVEGGTVNAWDAIVGQDDIDLAEGESYELTFTASATTDVAVRALVQEPVAPYTTYLAERPVLSGEAQTFSYVFTSTTTRDDAQLAFQLGGADEAWTFCLDDVSLTGGAEPPEYDPDTGPPVRVNQVGYLPDGPKNATLVTEATTALPWELADASGEVVAEGETVPEGVDPSSGENVHSIDFGDYTGEGTGYTLTADGATSHPFDISGAFYEDLRVDALSLYYPQRSGIEISDEIMPGYGREAGHVGVPPNQGDTSVPCAPGSGCDYELDVSGGWYDAGDHGKYVVNGGISASQVMSVWERTTYADTASPDRLGDNTLPLPEHDNGVPDVLDEARWEMEFLLSMQVPEGEDLAGMAHHKIHDAEWTGLPLMPADDPQPRYLQPPSTAATLNLAATGAQCARVFEPYDADFAARCLAAAETAWQAALDNPEVYAPATGVGGGPYNDDNVEDEFYWAAAELFITTGEQVYEDAVMDSPQHTEDVFTAAGFSWGAVAPLGRMNLAAVPNDLPDRDRVVDSVVAGADRYLETVAEHPYGLPYAPEDGEFVWGSNSQVLNNMVVMAAAFDLTGDTAYRDGVVEGMDYILGRNALNQSYVTGYGENAAENQHSRWYAHQLDPDLPNPPPGTLSGGPNSVESTWDPVAQENLEGCAPQFCYIDDIESWATNELTINWNAPLAIVASFVADQTGGGGDPEDRTPPSAPGAPKASDVTADGATLAWEPATDEGGSGLAGYDVYRVTGDGAERVGTTREPEFAVTGLEPETEYTYRVVARDGAGNESEPSASVTFTTSPEGGGGETCAVDYRTHDWSGGFTGSVTVTNTGDAPIRAWELAFDFTAGQTLTHGWSAEWAQRGATVTAKGMSWNRDIAPGASVTAGFNGRWSGSNPAPEEFTVNGETCA, from the coding sequence ATGAGCCCAGTTTCCCCCCGCGTCCGACACGCGGCGGGGGCGGTCACGGCCGCCTCCGCCCTGGCCCTCTCCCTGCTCGCCGGCGCGCCCGCCGCCGCCGACGAGGCCGAGCAGGTCGTCAACGGCGGCTTCGACAACGGCACCACCGGCTGGTGGCACACCGAGAACACCCCGGCCCAGGTGGTCGACGGCCGCCTGTGCGCCGAGGTCGAGGGCGGCACCGTCAACGCCTGGGACGCCATCGTCGGCCAGGACGACATCGACCTTGCCGAGGGCGAGTCCTACGAGCTGACCTTCACCGCCTCGGCAACCACCGACGTGGCCGTCCGCGCCCTGGTGCAGGAGCCGGTCGCGCCCTACACCACCTACCTCGCCGAGCGCCCCGTGCTGAGCGGTGAGGCGCAGACCTTCAGCTACGTCTTCACCTCCACCACCACCCGCGACGACGCCCAGCTCGCCTTCCAGCTCGGCGGCGCCGACGAGGCGTGGACCTTCTGCCTGGACGACGTGTCGCTCACCGGCGGCGCCGAGCCGCCCGAGTACGACCCCGACACCGGCCCGCCGGTGCGGGTGAACCAGGTCGGCTACCTGCCCGACGGCCCCAAGAACGCCACGCTGGTGACCGAGGCCACCACGGCGCTGCCCTGGGAGCTGGCCGACGCCTCCGGCGAGGTGGTGGCCGAGGGCGAGACCGTGCCCGAGGGCGTGGACCCCAGCTCCGGCGAGAACGTGCACTCCATCGACTTCGGCGACTACACCGGCGAGGGCACCGGGTACACGCTCACCGCCGACGGCGCCACCAGCCACCCTTTCGACATCTCCGGCGCCTTCTACGAGGACCTGCGGGTGGACGCGCTGTCGCTGTACTACCCCCAGCGCAGCGGCATCGAGATCAGCGACGAGATCATGCCCGGCTACGGCCGCGAGGCCGGCCACGTGGGCGTGCCGCCCAACCAGGGCGACACCAGCGTGCCGTGCGCGCCGGGGTCGGGCTGCGACTACGAGCTGGACGTCTCCGGCGGCTGGTACGACGCCGGCGACCACGGCAAGTACGTCGTCAACGGCGGCATCTCGGCCTCCCAGGTCATGAGCGTGTGGGAGCGCACCACCTACGCCGACACCGCCAGCCCCGACCGCCTGGGCGACAACACCCTGCCGCTGCCCGAGCACGACAACGGCGTGCCCGACGTGCTGGACGAGGCGCGCTGGGAGATGGAGTTCCTGCTGAGCATGCAGGTGCCCGAGGGCGAGGACCTGGCGGGCATGGCCCACCACAAGATCCACGACGCGGAGTGGACCGGCCTGCCGTTGATGCCGGCCGACGACCCCCAGCCGCGCTACCTCCAGCCGCCCTCCACGGCGGCCACGCTGAACCTGGCGGCCACCGGCGCCCAGTGCGCCCGGGTGTTCGAGCCCTACGACGCCGACTTCGCCGCGCGCTGCCTGGCGGCGGCCGAGACCGCGTGGCAGGCGGCGCTGGACAACCCCGAGGTCTACGCCCCGGCGACCGGTGTCGGCGGCGGCCCCTACAACGACGACAACGTCGAGGACGAGTTCTACTGGGCGGCGGCCGAGCTGTTCATCACCACCGGTGAGCAGGTCTACGAGGACGCCGTCATGGACTCCCCCCAGCACACCGAGGACGTGTTCACCGCCGCCGGCTTCAGCTGGGGCGCGGTGGCCCCGCTGGGCCGGATGAACCTGGCGGCGGTGCCCAACGACCTGCCCGACCGCGACCGCGTGGTCGACTCGGTCGTGGCCGGCGCCGACCGGTACCTGGAGACCGTGGCCGAGCACCCCTACGGCCTGCCCTACGCCCCCGAGGACGGCGAGTTCGTCTGGGGCTCCAACAGCCAGGTGCTGAACAACATGGTGGTCATGGCCGCGGCCTTCGACCTCACCGGCGACACCGCCTACCGCGACGGCGTCGTGGAGGGCATGGACTACATCCTGGGCCGCAACGCCCTCAACCAGTCCTACGTGACCGGCTACGGCGAGAACGCGGCGGAGAACCAGCACAGCCGCTGGTACGCCCACCAGCTCGACCCGGACCTGCCCAACCCGCCGCCGGGCACGCTCTCGGGCGGGCCCAACTCGGTGGAGAGCACGTGGGACCCGGTCGCCCAGGAGAACCTGGAGGGCTGCGCCCCGCAGTTCTGCTACATCGACGACATCGAGTCCTGGGCCACCAACGAGCTGACCATCAACTGGAACGCGCCGCTGGCGATCGTGGCCTCCTTCGTCGCCGACCAGACCGGCGGCGGGGGCGACCCCGAGGACCGCACGCCGCCCAGCGCTCCGGGCGCGCCCAAGGCCTCCGACGTCACCGCCGACGGCGCCACCCTGGCCTGGGAGCCGGCGACCGACGAGGGCGGCAGCGGCCTGGCCGGCTACGACGTCTACCGGGTCACCGGCGACGGCGCCGAGCGGGTCGGCACCACCCGGGAGCCGGAGTTCGCGGTCACCGGTCTGGAGCCCGAGACCGAGTACACCTACCGCGTCGTCGCCCGCGACGGCGCGGGCAACGAGTCCGAGCCCAGCGCGAGCGTCACGTTCACCACCTCCCCCGAGGGCGGCGGGGGCGAGACGTGCGCGGTGGACTACCGCACCCACGACTGGAGCGGCGGCTTCACCGGGTCGGTGACGGTCACCAACACCGGTGACGCGCCCATCCGCGCCTGGGAGCTGGCGTTCGACTTCACCGCGGGCCAGACGCTCACCCACGGCTGGAGCGCCGAGTGGGCGCAGCGCGGCGCCACCGTCACGGCCAAGGGGATGTCGTGGAACCGCGACATCGCCCCGGGCGCCTCGGTGACCGCCGGCTTCAACGGCCGGTGGAGCGGGAGCAACCCCGCGCCCGAGGAGTTCACCGTCAACGGCGAGACCTGCGCCTGA
- a CDS encoding ABC transporter permease — protein MALDGVAAHERPESDAAERAARYGLSVSGARPHLVEYIRRLWRHRHFITEFAKARSTTKYTRARLGQLWHVFTPLLNAAVYYLIFGLLLGTSRGVPDFIPFLVTGVFIFDFTRKSVMAGVKAISGDRGLIRALHFPRAAMPVSAVLIQLREMLVSMAVLLVIVLAMGQLPRVHWLLIVPILVVQLLFNTGLAMWAARIGSKVSDASQLLPFVLRTWMYASGVMYSIDIMAADAPRWVQVVLDVNPAAVYIDLMRFALIDSFTSAQLPPHVWALALGWALLAFIGGFIYFWRAEEEYGRD, from the coding sequence GTGGCACTAGACGGAGTCGCCGCACACGAGCGGCCGGAGTCCGACGCCGCGGAGCGGGCCGCCAGGTACGGGCTGTCCGTCAGCGGCGCCCGGCCCCACCTGGTCGAGTACATTCGCAGGTTATGGCGGCACCGCCACTTCATCACGGAGTTCGCCAAGGCGCGCTCCACGACGAAGTACACCCGCGCCCGCCTCGGCCAGCTCTGGCACGTCTTCACCCCGCTGCTGAACGCGGCGGTCTACTACCTCATCTTCGGCCTGCTGCTGGGCACCAGCCGCGGGGTCCCCGACTTCATCCCCTTCCTGGTCACCGGCGTCTTCATCTTCGACTTCACCCGCAAGTCGGTGATGGCGGGGGTCAAGGCGATCTCCGGCGACCGCGGCCTGATCCGGGCGCTGCACTTCCCCCGCGCGGCCATGCCGGTCTCGGCCGTCCTCATCCAGCTCCGCGAGATGCTGGTCTCGATGGCGGTCCTGCTGGTCATCGTGCTGGCCATGGGGCAGCTCCCCCGGGTGCACTGGCTGCTGATCGTGCCGATCCTGGTGGTGCAGCTGCTGTTCAACACCGGCCTGGCCATGTGGGCGGCGCGCATCGGCAGCAAGGTGAGCGACGCCTCGCAGCTGCTGCCGTTCGTGCTGCGGACCTGGATGTACGCCTCCGGCGTCATGTACAGCATCGACATCATGGCCGCCGACGCGCCGCGCTGGGTGCAGGTCGTCCTCGACGTCAACCCCGCCGCCGTCTACATCGACCTCATGCGCTTCGCGCTCATCGACAGCTTCACCTCCGCCCAGCTCCCCCCGCACGTCTGGGCGCTGGC
- a CDS encoding alpha/beta fold hydrolase, translated as MPHHDSRPPVVLLPGFWHGTWCWAPVAAELTARGRRAVAVDPPGHGLDTRPPVSARARPFDPDAFATEPSLTAGITLESAAADVVARVAHVGGGGPCVLVAHSAAGPVAVQAVEQAPHLFARVVYVCAFMPTAGLPAMAYIGAPENAGEKATPALRADPSTVGTMRLDPGSPDPDYRVHLRDLFYNDVDAAVADAAIALLSPDGPIGVMAGTPEATEQGWGSVPRTYVVGTRDNALRPGLQRRFIAEADARFPRTATDIVELDCSHSPFLSMPERLAEIVDTAEERDARG; from the coding sequence ATGCCCCACCACGATTCCCGACCGCCCGTCGTCCTGCTGCCCGGCTTCTGGCACGGCACCTGGTGCTGGGCACCGGTGGCCGCCGAACTCACCGCGCGCGGGCGGCGCGCCGTCGCGGTGGACCCGCCCGGGCACGGCCTGGACACGCGCCCGCCGGTCTCGGCGCGGGCGCGGCCCTTCGACCCCGACGCCTTCGCCACCGAGCCGTCGCTGACGGCGGGGATCACCCTGGAGTCGGCGGCCGCCGACGTGGTGGCGCGCGTGGCGCACGTGGGCGGCGGCGGGCCGTGCGTGCTGGTGGCCCACAGCGCGGCCGGGCCGGTGGCCGTCCAGGCGGTCGAGCAGGCGCCGCACCTGTTCGCCCGCGTCGTGTACGTGTGCGCGTTCATGCCCACCGCCGGGCTGCCCGCCATGGCCTACATCGGGGCGCCGGAGAACGCGGGCGAGAAGGCCACGCCCGCGCTGCGCGCCGACCCCTCCACCGTGGGCACGATGCGGCTGGACCCGGGCTCGCCCGACCCCGACTACCGCGTGCACCTGCGCGACCTGTTCTACAACGACGTCGACGCCGCCGTGGCGGACGCGGCGATCGCCCTGCTGTCGCCCGACGGCCCCATCGGGGTGATGGCGGGCACCCCCGAGGCAACCGAGCAGGGGTGGGGCTCGGTGCCGCGCACCTACGTGGTGGGCACCCGCGACAACGCCCTCCGCCCCGGCCTCCAGCGCCGCTTCATCGCCGAGGCCGACGCCCGCTTCCCCCGCACCGCCACCGACATCGTGGAACTGGACTGCTCGCACTCGCCGTTCCTGTCGATGCCCGAGCGCCTGGCCGAGATCGTCGACACGGCCGAGGAGCGCGACGCGCGCGGCTGA
- a CDS encoding TetR/AcrR family transcriptional regulator: protein MTAAEKPSSRRAPAGAAVLQRDVTLAIQAAVFAELAEHGYGRMSIEAVARRAGVGKTAIYRRWNSKLQMVIDVVSTAAVKVMPVPDTGSLRGDIRELLDAGAQAMRHPLASQIVPDLLAEAARNPDIADTLEKALRETQQGVSAVMIGNAVERGELPADTDVELALDMVFGPLYWRVAVTRSPVSPDYLDRLAQGAAAALVGAHDPAA, encoded by the coding sequence GTGACCGCCGCTGAGAAACCCTCGTCGCGCCGCGCCCCGGCCGGGGCGGCGGTGCTGCAACGGGATGTCACACTGGCGATCCAGGCCGCGGTGTTCGCCGAACTGGCCGAGCACGGCTACGGGCGGATGTCCATCGAGGCGGTCGCCCGCCGCGCGGGTGTCGGCAAGACCGCAATCTATCGCCGCTGGAACTCCAAGCTGCAAATGGTGATCGACGTGGTCTCGACGGCCGCCGTGAAGGTCATGCCGGTGCCCGACACCGGCAGCCTGCGCGGCGACATCCGCGAACTGCTCGACGCCGGCGCCCAGGCGATGCGGCACCCGCTGGCCTCGCAGATCGTACCCGACCTCCTGGCCGAGGCCGCCCGCAACCCGGACATCGCCGACACGTTGGAGAAGGCGCTGCGCGAGACCCAGCAGGGGGTCAGCGCCGTCATGATCGGCAACGCCGTGGAGCGCGGCGAACTTCCCGCCGACACCGACGTCGAACTCGCCCTGGACATGGTCTTCGGCCCGCTGTACTGGCGGGTGGCCGTCACGCGCAGCCCGGTCTCCCCCGACTACCTGGACCGCCTCGCCCAGGGGGCCGCCGCCGCCCTCGTCGGCGCGCACGACCCCGCGGCCTAG
- a CDS encoding cation diffusion facilitator family transporter: MSAEGSTRAVVTALGANLGIAATKFVAYVLTGSSAMLAESIHSVADSGNQALLLVGGRRARRRADAEHPFGYGRERYVYAFLVAIVLFSLGGCFALYEAWHKIADPHPITAWHWVPVAVLLVSMAMEGTALRTAVRESNAVRGDAGWFAFIRRAKAPELPVILLEDTGALLGLVFALLGVGLTLATGNGVWDGLGTGAIGLLLVAIAVVLAVEVKSLLIGESASPEHVGRIRRALLAGEDVDTVIHMRTMHLGPEELLVAAKIAVDTEDDAVDVVRAINAAEERIRAAVPIAGLVYIEPDLLRAGGAAQQGPVPRTP; this comes from the coding sequence ATGAGCGCTGAGGGAAGCACACGCGCGGTGGTCACGGCGCTGGGCGCCAACCTGGGGATCGCCGCCACCAAGTTCGTGGCCTATGTGCTGACGGGGTCGTCGGCGATGCTGGCGGAGTCCATCCACTCCGTCGCCGACTCCGGCAACCAGGCGCTGCTGCTGGTGGGCGGGCGCCGGGCGCGCCGCCGGGCCGACGCCGAGCACCCCTTCGGCTACGGCCGCGAGCGTTACGTCTACGCCTTCCTCGTGGCCATCGTGCTGTTCTCGCTGGGCGGGTGCTTCGCCCTCTACGAGGCGTGGCACAAGATCGCCGACCCGCACCCCATCACCGCCTGGCACTGGGTCCCCGTGGCGGTGCTGCTGGTGTCGATGGCGATGGAGGGCACCGCGCTGCGCACGGCCGTGCGGGAGTCCAACGCGGTGCGCGGCGACGCCGGATGGTTCGCGTTCATCCGCCGCGCCAAGGCGCCCGAGCTGCCCGTGATCCTGCTGGAGGACACCGGCGCCCTGCTGGGCCTGGTGTTCGCGCTGCTGGGGGTGGGCCTGACCCTGGCCACCGGCAACGGCGTGTGGGACGGCCTGGGCACCGGCGCCATCGGCCTGCTGCTGGTGGCCATCGCCGTGGTGCTGGCGGTGGAGGTCAAGAGCCTGCTCATCGGGGAGTCGGCCAGCCCGGAGCACGTGGGGCGCATCCGGCGGGCGCTGCTGGCGGGCGAGGACGTGGACACCGTGATCCACATGCGCACCATGCACCTGGGCCCCGAGGAGCTGCTGGTGGCCGCCAAGATCGCCGTGGACACCGAGGACGACGCGGTCGACGTGGTGCGGGCCATCAACGCCGCCGAGGAGCGGATCCGCGCGGCGGTGCCCATCGCCGGGCTCGTCTACATCGAGCCCGACCTGCTGCGCGCCGGGGGCGCCGCGCAGCAGGGGCCGGTACCGCGCACGCCCTAG